The following proteins are co-located in the Haloarcula marismortui ATCC 43049 genome:
- a CDS encoding Gfo/Idh/MocA family protein, translated as MTLDIGMLGYRFMGKAHANALDRLPMFFPEAPAVNKDVLVGRDEDALADAADQFDFDRTATDWRAIVDEVDVFYNLGPNHVHAEPSIAALEAGTPTFCEKPLAPTLDTAEEMAEAAADADVPAGAAFNYRFVPAIQYAKGLIDDGVLGEIHHFRGQYLQDWLVDPEAPWSWRNDEEMAGSGALGDLGSHTVDLARFLLGDAAGEITDVSGHLRTFTEERPVEGSDETRPVTVDDAYSAQIVFDSGAMGTLEASRVANGHKNAHTIEIEGSKGAVKFDLERLNELQVLTEGDRGFQQVLVTDEDDPYVDHWWPPGHVIGWEHTFVHENYEFLSAVADGRQQEPSFADGLAAQRVLDAIEQSDDRGERVSL; from the coding sequence ATGACCCTCGATATCGGTATGCTCGGCTACCGCTTCATGGGCAAGGCCCACGCAAACGCGCTGGACCGCCTGCCCATGTTCTTCCCCGAAGCGCCCGCCGTCAACAAGGACGTGCTCGTCGGCCGCGACGAGGACGCGCTGGCCGACGCGGCCGACCAGTTCGACTTCGACCGGACTGCAACAGACTGGCGGGCTATCGTCGACGAGGTAGACGTGTTCTACAATCTCGGCCCGAACCACGTCCACGCCGAGCCGTCCATCGCGGCGCTAGAGGCCGGTACGCCGACGTTCTGCGAGAAACCGCTTGCGCCCACGCTCGATACGGCTGAGGAAATGGCCGAGGCCGCTGCTGACGCTGATGTGCCCGCAGGCGCGGCGTTCAACTATCGGTTCGTCCCGGCCATCCAGTACGCGAAGGGGCTCATCGACGACGGCGTCCTCGGGGAGATTCACCACTTCCGCGGCCAGTACCTCCAGGACTGGCTGGTCGACCCCGAGGCCCCGTGGTCCTGGCGCAACGACGAGGAGATGGCCGGCAGCGGGGCGCTCGGCGACCTCGGGTCGCACACGGTCGACCTGGCCCGGTTCCTGCTCGGCGACGCCGCCGGCGAAATAACAGACGTAAGCGGCCATCTCCGGACGTTCACCGAGGAGCGCCCTGTGGAGGGCAGCGACGAGACGCGTCCGGTGACCGTCGACGACGCCTACAGCGCACAGATTGTTTTCGACAGCGGCGCGATGGGAACGCTGGAAGCGTCGCGGGTCGCCAACGGCCACAAGAACGCCCACACTATCGAAATCGAGGGGTCTAAGGGCGCAGTCAAGTTCGACCTCGAACGGCTGAACGAACTGCAGGTGCTCACCGAGGGTGACCGCGGCTTCCAGCAGGTGCTTGTCACGGATGAAGACGACCCCTACGTCGACCACTGGTGGCCCCCCGGCCACGTCATCGGCTGGGAACACACGTTCGTCCACGAGAATTACGAGTTCCTCTCAGCCGTGGCCGATGGCAGGCAACAGGAGCCGTCCTTCGCCGACGGCCTCGCCGCACAGCGAGTCCTCGACGCCATCGAACAAAGTGACGACCGCGGCGAGCGGGTCAGCCTGTAG
- a CDS encoding alkaline phosphatase D family protein, whose product MRPTDLPEIDTTAQNRRTFMQRTGGVSLAAVLGLSKGASAMVDDDGNFESDPYTLGIASGDPLPDSVIIWTRLAPNPLEADGAMPSETFSVEWTVATDEGMSDIVNTGTATAEPDHAHTIHVDADGLEPATEYYYQFACRGETSPIGRTKTAPAAGASVDAFQFGFASCNRWVDGHYTAFGQMAEDELDLIVHLGDYIYEYGIDVSESPREKSLPQEYKKETTDLDTYRLRYGLYKSDPNLRAAHASAPWLVTRDDHEVDNNWAGNVPQDPDKQSTEAFIQRRAAALKAYYEHLPFRMEQKPDDASQKLYRYYEFGDLLDFNVLDTRLYRSDQACDDVFNKVDCAERFEEDRTILGDAQEEWLLENLSATETTWNVLANQLPFATMDFKQGPEEGFRTEQWDGYVPEQNLVKTAFEEDANNPVVITGDFHSHWANTLISAKDGSSEPVGAEFVGTSISSGGNGTDMDDFGRYVVTENDNVEYYNNQRGYVRCTVTPDNWTTEFQVLEYVDEPGAPMRTDATVELTAGQPGIPDDNPLILADSIAVGNGKNGTAELTGRWLETGLSGAAMTVTISDPEIATITGVSVADPFSISETDVASDGASADIRFADVEKNAQSVVGGTDTRLATLDIRGQSAGTADIEVSVERLDDDSGTALVANTELGVIIVGPPPVTGSDEPTDPDGDGHFEDVNGNGRVDYDDIQLLFDNFDDDSVALNKTAYDFNENGKLEYDDIVTLYSEVN is encoded by the coding sequence ATGAGGCCTACGGACCTCCCTGAAATAGACACAACAGCACAGAACCGGCGAACGTTCATGCAGCGAACTGGCGGCGTTTCGCTGGCGGCTGTGCTCGGACTGTCTAAAGGCGCCAGTGCGATGGTGGACGACGACGGCAACTTCGAATCGGACCCGTACACGTTAGGGATCGCATCCGGTGACCCGCTCCCTGACTCTGTCATCATCTGGACGCGGCTCGCCCCGAACCCCCTCGAAGCGGACGGTGCGATGCCCAGTGAGACATTCAGCGTCGAGTGGACGGTCGCCACTGACGAAGGGATGAGCGATATCGTTAACACCGGGACCGCGACTGCCGAACCGGACCACGCGCACACTATCCACGTCGACGCAGACGGGCTTGAACCCGCTACCGAGTACTACTACCAGTTTGCGTGCCGCGGTGAGACGAGTCCGATTGGCCGGACCAAGACCGCGCCCGCCGCCGGCGCGTCCGTCGACGCGTTTCAGTTCGGCTTTGCTTCATGTAACCGCTGGGTCGATGGCCACTACACAGCATTTGGGCAGATGGCTGAAGACGAGCTTGACCTCATCGTCCATCTGGGAGACTACATCTACGAGTACGGCATCGATGTTTCAGAATCACCGCGCGAAAAGTCGCTCCCACAGGAATACAAGAAGGAGACGACGGATCTTGACACCTACCGACTCCGTTACGGCCTCTACAAATCAGACCCGAATCTGCGAGCCGCTCACGCCAGCGCCCCGTGGCTCGTTACTCGCGACGACCATGAGGTCGACAATAACTGGGCAGGGAACGTTCCGCAGGACCCCGACAAGCAATCTACTGAGGCGTTTATACAGCGCCGCGCGGCGGCATTGAAAGCGTACTACGAGCATCTGCCGTTCCGGATGGAGCAAAAGCCCGACGACGCCAGCCAGAAGCTCTACAGGTACTACGAGTTCGGTGACCTGCTCGATTTCAACGTCCTCGATACGCGGCTCTATCGGTCCGACCAGGCCTGTGATGACGTGTTCAATAAGGTCGACTGTGCGGAGCGCTTCGAGGAGGACCGAACCATCCTCGGGGACGCACAGGAGGAGTGGTTGCTTGAGAATCTTTCGGCCACTGAGACGACGTGGAACGTGCTGGCGAACCAGCTTCCCTTCGCGACGATGGACTTCAAGCAGGGGCCAGAAGAAGGGTTCCGGACAGAGCAGTGGGACGGCTACGTCCCCGAGCAGAATCTGGTCAAAACTGCGTTTGAGGAGGACGCCAACAACCCGGTGGTCATCACCGGTGATTTCCACTCTCACTGGGCGAATACGCTTATCAGTGCCAAAGACGGCTCCAGTGAACCAGTTGGCGCGGAGTTCGTCGGGACATCAATCTCGTCGGGCGGGAACGGCACCGACATGGACGACTTCGGTCGCTACGTCGTCACAGAGAACGACAACGTAGAGTACTACAACAATCAGCGCGGCTACGTCCGCTGTACGGTCACGCCTGACAACTGGACGACGGAGTTTCAGGTCTTAGAGTACGTCGACGAACCCGGTGCGCCGATGCGAACGGATGCAACAGTTGAACTCACCGCAGGCCAGCCCGGCATCCCCGATGACAACCCGTTGATCCTCGCCGACTCTATCGCCGTCGGCAACGGCAAGAACGGGACGGCAGAACTGACCGGCCGCTGGCTGGAGACAGGACTCTCAGGCGCAGCGATGACTGTCACTATTTCTGACCCCGAAATCGCAACGATAACAGGTGTGTCAGTCGCTGACCCATTCAGTATCTCCGAGACGGACGTTGCCAGTGATGGAGCGTCCGCCGATATCCGGTTTGCCGATGTGGAAAAGAACGCCCAGTCAGTTGTCGGTGGCACTGACACCCGACTTGCCACGCTCGACATCCGTGGACAGAGCGCCGGAACGGCTGACATCGAAGTGTCGGTCGAGAGGCTTGATGACGACAGTGGTACTGCGCTCGTAGCGAACACGGAACTGGGTGTCATCATCGTCGGCCCGCCGCCGGTCACCGGGAGCGACGAGCCGACCGACCCCGACGGCGACGGCCACTTCGAGGATGTCAACGGCAACGGGCGGGTAGACTACGATGACATCCAGCTGTTGTTCGACAATTTCGACGATGACAGCGTCGCGCTCAACAAGACGGCCTACGACTTCAACGAGAACGGCAAGCTCGAATACGACGATATCGTTACGCTGTACAGCGAGGTCAACTGA
- a CDS encoding TIGR00266 family protein has translation MDIELTHKPSYTHVRAALDSGESILAEPGAMVSHSPTIEIETTTSRDGLLSSAKSMLGGESLLANEFTARGGPGTVTLAPPTPGDVHHHELTGETLYAVDGAFLASDPGIDIDSEFGGIKSLLAGASITPLALKGTGNVLIEAFGGLETVELDAGESYTIDNDHVVAWEESVNFDAHRVGGLKSTLLSGEGLVMDFTGPGTVWYQTRGLASFTSAIADALPGTGDNDGNSTGIDDFI, from the coding sequence ATGGACATCGAACTCACACACAAGCCCTCGTACACGCACGTCCGCGCTGCCCTCGACAGCGGCGAATCGATACTCGCCGAACCCGGCGCGATGGTCAGCCACTCGCCGACTATCGAAATCGAAACGACGACCAGCCGGGATGGCCTCCTCAGCTCCGCGAAGTCGATGCTTGGCGGCGAGTCGCTGCTCGCAAACGAGTTCACCGCCAGGGGCGGTCCCGGAACCGTGACGCTCGCGCCGCCGACGCCCGGTGACGTCCACCACCACGAACTCACGGGCGAGACGCTGTACGCCGTCGACGGGGCGTTCCTCGCGTCCGACCCCGGCATCGACATCGACTCCGAGTTCGGCGGTATCAAATCGCTGCTGGCCGGCGCGAGCATCACGCCGCTGGCGCTGAAAGGGACCGGGAACGTCCTCATCGAGGCCTTCGGCGGGCTGGAGACCGTGGAACTCGACGCCGGCGAGTCCTACACAATCGACAACGACCACGTCGTCGCCTGGGAGGAGTCAGTCAACTTTGACGCCCACCGCGTCGGCGGGCTGAAGTCGACGCTGCTCAGCGGCGAGGGCCTCGTGATGGACTTCACCGGCCCCGGAACAGTCTGGTACCAGACCCGCGGCCTCGCCTCGTTCACCTCGGCCATCGCGGACGCGCTGCCCGGAACAGGTGACAACGACGGCAATTCAACCGGTATAGACGACTTCATCTGA
- a CDS encoding metal-dependent hydrolase, with protein sequence MFVGHALLAFALGALAAWWLGLSRERAVQLGVIAGLFAAVPDVDIVYAPFGLLVGAAENLTADGFWETANVVHRGPTHSLLLGAALAAAAGLWASNSRATRIGSLSIGAVLTVLTGAVSGPIAGLVMLVFVLAVLGVATVAQSRDVSPRTVTGLALLGLLTHPFGDLFTGGPPPFFYPFDVTLVAERVMLHPDPTTHLLAAFAIELATVWLAVWTYVHLRGYTLTGLVRPRAALGLGYAAAILFMPAPTLEQSAHFVFSVLALGVVGAPTRPFSDGVDWLETVVTGLAAVSIAALAYAMAYGAI encoded by the coding sequence ATGTTCGTCGGCCACGCGCTACTTGCGTTCGCCCTCGGCGCCCTCGCCGCGTGGTGGCTTGGGCTCTCCCGTGAGCGAGCGGTCCAGTTGGGCGTCATCGCCGGCCTGTTCGCCGCAGTTCCCGACGTTGATATCGTCTACGCCCCCTTCGGGCTACTCGTCGGGGCCGCCGAGAACCTGACGGCCGACGGCTTCTGGGAAACAGCAAACGTCGTCCACCGTGGGCCGACACACTCGCTCCTGTTAGGGGCGGCACTCGCCGCCGCCGCCGGCCTCTGGGCCAGTAACTCGCGGGCTACCCGAATCGGGTCGCTGTCCATCGGCGCCGTACTGACCGTTCTCACGGGCGCAGTCAGCGGTCCCATCGCAGGACTCGTGATGCTCGTGTTCGTTCTGGCCGTACTAGGTGTCGCCACAGTCGCACAGTCCCGCGATGTCAGCCCCCGGACGGTGACCGGGCTAGCGCTACTGGGACTCCTTACTCACCCGTTCGGCGACCTCTTCACCGGCGGCCCGCCCCCGTTCTTCTACCCCTTCGACGTGACACTCGTCGCCGAGCGGGTGATGCTCCACCCCGACCCGACCACGCACCTTCTGGCGGCGTTCGCTATCGAACTTGCGACGGTGTGGCTCGCCGTGTGGACGTACGTCCACCTCCGCGGCTACACGCTGACCGGACTCGTCCGTCCGCGGGCAGCGCTGGGACTGGGGTATGCAGCAGCCATCCTGTTCATGCCCGCACCGACGCTCGAACAGTCCGCGCACTTCGTGTTCAGCGTCCTCGCACTGGGCGTCGTCGGCGCACCGACCCGGCCCTTCAGTGACGGTGTCGACTGGCTGGAGACGGTCGTGACGGGGCTGGCGGCAGTGTCTATCGCTGCGCTCGCGTATGCCATGGCGTATGGCGCTATCTGA
- a CDS encoding DUF5816 domain-containing protein — protein MDALDGPDGETLYVDRSDGDTGTKGAFYVVYRDADRERRWGYFCSNCETFNNAMDSMGRIRCNDCSNLRKAEEWDAAHE, from the coding sequence ATGGACGCACTCGACGGTCCCGATGGAGAGACGCTGTACGTCGACCGGAGCGACGGCGACACCGGTACGAAAGGCGCGTTTTACGTCGTCTACCGCGACGCCGACCGCGAGCGCCGCTGGGGCTACTTCTGTAGCAACTGCGAGACGTTCAACAACGCGATGGACTCGATGGGACGCATCCGCTGTAACGACTGTTCGAACCTCCGCAAAGCCGAAGAGTGGGACGCCGCTCACGAGTAG
- a CDS encoding CBS domain-containing protein encodes MATETTVRIEDIMSTPLETISADETVKAAATQMQAQNINGIFVPGAEAGIITTTDIVDAVASGKDLSSATVGDVMTSPVERVTTSLELGEAAAMMTTYDIKHLPVIDEHQDYVGMVSSTDITQALS; translated from the coding sequence ATGGCCACTGAAACGACCGTTCGTATCGAGGATATCATGTCGACGCCGTTAGAGACGATTTCTGCCGACGAAACCGTCAAAGCGGCCGCGACGCAGATGCAAGCGCAGAACATCAACGGCATCTTCGTGCCGGGGGCAGAGGCGGGCATCATCACCACCACCGACATCGTTGATGCCGTCGCAAGCGGGAAGGACCTCTCGTCGGCGACCGTCGGCGACGTGATGACGTCGCCGGTCGAGCGGGTGACGACCTCGCTCGAACTGGGCGAGGCCGCCGCGATGATGACGACCTACGACATCAAGCACCTCCCAGTCATCGACGAGCATCAGGACTACGTCGGCATGGTGTCGTCGACGGACATCACGCAAGCGCTCTCCTGA
- a CDS encoding DUF7116 family protein: protein MGAVTTSLDEQARSIFDDLGYTVSRTGTELRAERDWRVVTVTVLNSQDPIPEGGDLRCFVTRTDDATHLSRRLNRQDVSYDWAVIGITEDGDYEVVRHPGDTAMSADANT, encoded by the coding sequence ATGGGGGCCGTTACCACATCACTCGACGAGCAGGCCCGGTCGATATTCGACGACCTCGGATACACCGTGTCGCGCACTGGCACCGAACTGCGAGCGGAACGCGACTGGCGCGTCGTCACTGTCACAGTGCTCAACTCGCAGGACCCGATACCCGAGGGCGGCGACTTGCGTTGTTTCGTCACACGCACCGACGATGCGACGCACCTCAGCCGCCGCCTCAATCGGCAGGACGTATCCTATGACTGGGCTGTCATCGGGATTACTGAGGACGGCGACTACGAGGTGGTCCGTCACCCCGGCGATACAGCCATGTCGGCTGACGCCAACACTTAG
- a CDS encoding dodecin, with product MVFKKITLIGTSSESFDKAADDAIERAEATLDNLKWVEVEELGVEIASVEGREYQAEVVVAFELEA from the coding sequence ATGGTTTTCAAAAAGATCACACTCATCGGGACCAGTTCGGAAAGCTTCGACAAAGCCGCCGACGATGCTATCGAGCGCGCGGAGGCCACACTGGACAATCTCAAATGGGTGGAAGTGGAGGAACTGGGCGTCGAGATCGCTAGCGTCGAGGGCCGCGAGTACCAGGCCGAGGTCGTCGTGGCGTTCGAGCTCGAAGCGTAG
- a CDS encoding mechanosensitive ion channel domain-containing protein, which translates to MQVGVINQALEQLVTNVIDALPRLITAFVFLAIAAVGIKAIMFVVRAVLKRSLPGESPVYRQFLSVIVLVFLWFGVALSFLSIVGLTAIAASLGTATGFLALGVSYALSEMIKDAVAGVYLLRDPDFNPGDTVKAGDTTGEVAAIELRKTRFRVDGDTVVRANAAIEERWTKVESES; encoded by the coding sequence GTGCAAGTCGGTGTCATCAATCAAGCGCTCGAACAGCTAGTTACGAACGTTATTGACGCACTTCCGCGCCTCATAACCGCGTTCGTCTTTCTTGCGATCGCTGCGGTAGGCATCAAAGCGATCATGTTCGTTGTCCGGGCCGTTCTGAAACGGTCGCTGCCCGGCGAATCCCCCGTGTACCGACAGTTTCTGTCGGTGATCGTACTCGTGTTCCTGTGGTTCGGCGTGGCGCTATCCTTCCTCTCTATCGTCGGCCTGACCGCCATCGCCGCGTCGCTGGGCACGGCGACCGGATTCCTCGCGCTTGGCGTCTCATACGCGCTATCGGAGATGATCAAGGACGCTGTTGCCGGCGTCTACCTCCTCCGTGACCCCGATTTCAACCCCGGCGACACCGTCAAAGCCGGCGACACCACCGGGGAGGTGGCCGCCATCGAACTCCGGAAGACGCGGTTCCGCGTCGACGGTGACACCGTTGTCAGGGCCAACGCGGCCATCGAAGAACGCTGGACGAAAGTCGAGTCCGAGTCCTGA
- the hisD gene encoding histidinol dehydrogenase codes for MNVRTIADLGPDERAAFFDRDAGVDAVRDDVRDIVSQVHEEGDVALRRFAEEFDDVSVGNIDITDAAERAYEEIDDDVREAIEDAAANIRAFHERQVPEDWRDDFEGRELGRRFRPLDSAGVYAPGGTAAYPSSALMGVIPAKVAGVEHVAVATPPAEEVNPVTLAAIHVAGADAVYQVGGAQAIAALAYGTETVSATDIVVGPGNRWVTAAKAEVRGDVAIDFLAGPSEVMVVADGDADPELVAADLIAQAEHDENASVVAVTDDADLAEQVVDAVDEQADGREREAVIRAALDNDTSGVLLARSMSEAVLFAEEYAAEHLSIQAADDESLLERIPSAGSVFLGPYSPVAAGDYATGTNHVLPTGGNARVTGGLSVDTFVRSTTVQRLSEDSLGDIADTITTLAEAEGLDAHAESVRKRFE; via the coding sequence ATGAACGTACGGACGATAGCTGACCTTGGTCCCGACGAACGGGCCGCTTTCTTCGACCGCGACGCCGGCGTCGACGCCGTTAGAGACGACGTGCGCGATATTGTCTCGCAGGTCCACGAGGAGGGCGACGTGGCGCTCCGGCGCTTCGCCGAAGAATTCGACGATGTGTCGGTGGGCAACATCGACATCACCGACGCCGCAGAGCGAGCCTACGAGGAAATTGACGACGACGTGCGCGAGGCAATCGAGGACGCCGCGGCGAACATCCGCGCGTTCCACGAGCGACAGGTCCCCGAGGACTGGCGCGACGACTTCGAGGGGCGTGAACTGGGCCGCCGATTCCGCCCGCTCGACAGCGCTGGGGTGTACGCCCCCGGTGGCACGGCGGCCTACCCCTCCAGCGCGCTGATGGGCGTCATCCCGGCGAAGGTCGCTGGCGTCGAACACGTCGCCGTCGCCACCCCGCCAGCCGAGGAGGTCAACCCCGTAACGCTGGCCGCCATCCACGTCGCCGGTGCTGACGCCGTCTATCAGGTCGGCGGCGCACAGGCCATTGCGGCGCTGGCCTACGGGACCGAGACCGTGAGCGCGACGGATATCGTCGTCGGCCCCGGCAACCGCTGGGTCACAGCAGCGAAGGCCGAGGTCCGTGGCGACGTGGCAATCGACTTCTTGGCCGGCCCCTCCGAAGTTATGGTCGTCGCCGACGGCGACGCGGACCCGGAACTGGTCGCGGCAGACCTCATCGCACAGGCCGAACACGACGAGAACGCCTCTGTCGTCGCCGTCACCGACGACGCGGACCTCGCCGAGCAGGTCGTCGATGCCGTTGACGAGCAGGCTGACGGCCGGGAGCGCGAGGCAGTCATCCGCGCCGCACTGGACAACGACACATCTGGCGTCCTCCTCGCTCGTTCGATGAGCGAAGCCGTCCTCTTCGCCGAGGAGTACGCCGCCGAACACCTCTCGATTCAGGCCGCTGACGACGAATCGCTCCTCGAACGGATTCCCTCCGCCGGGTCCGTGTTCCTCGGCCCGTACAGCCCCGTTGCAGCCGGCGACTACGCGACCGGGACGAACCACGTCTTGCCGACCGGCGGCAACGCGCGGGTCACCGGCGGTCTCTCCGTAGACACGTTCGTCCGGTCGACGACAGTCCAGCGCCTCTCCGAGGATTCGCTGGGCGACATCGCGGACACGATTACGACTCTCGCCGAAGCCGAAGGGCTGGACGCCCACGCTGAGAGCGTCCGCAAACGGTTCGAGTAG
- a CDS encoding HesB/IscA family protein codes for MSSTADDGDPNLGGEDVAVTEQAAGEALDLLESEGMDVEESGLRLYVQQGGCAGLSYGMRFEHAPEEDDEVFERNGLRVFVDDASIDYIEGSVLDYEGGLQGAGFHVKNPNVVSECGCGESFRT; via the coding sequence ATGAGCAGCACAGCGGACGACGGCGACCCGAACCTCGGGGGCGAGGACGTCGCCGTCACCGAGCAGGCAGCGGGAGAGGCACTGGACCTCCTCGAAAGCGAAGGCATGGATGTCGAAGAATCTGGGCTCCGTCTGTACGTCCAGCAGGGCGGCTGTGCCGGACTCTCCTATGGGATGCGGTTCGAACACGCACCCGAGGAAGACGACGAGGTGTTCGAGCGCAACGGGCTCCGCGTGTTTGTCGACGACGCCAGCATCGACTACATCGAGGGGTCAGTCCTCGACTACGAGGGTGGCCTGCAGGGAGCCGGGTTCCACGTCAAGAACCCGAATGTGGTTAGCGAATGCGGCTGTGGCGAGTCCTTCCGGACGTAG
- a CDS encoding redox-regulated ATPase YchF, with protein sequence MLSIALAGKPNAGKSTFYKAATMADVDVGNYPFTTIDANRGVSHVRTDCPCLDREERCGDDNCRDGKRYVPVELIDVAGLVPGAHEGRGLGNQFLDELSTADVILNVVDASGGTDAEGEPVEVGEHDPVEDVHFVEEEMDLWLASIVERNWESIERQSRSPDFKLDESLVDMLAGVGASELDVARTLRDLEYPEDPIAWTDEHREALATEIRQRTKPLVVVANKADIAPEGNIEALQEAADVVVPATADGELALRNAAQAGVIDYDPGDPDFDIVGDVSDQQREGLNRIRGVMDDWGGTGVQGALDTAVYDLLDHLTAYPVQNETHWTDGQENVLPDAFLLRQGATPKDLAYAVHSDIGDGYIHAVDARENRRISDETELEEGAVIKIVSDAN encoded by the coding sequence ATGCTCTCTATCGCGCTGGCCGGGAAGCCGAACGCCGGCAAGTCTACTTTCTACAAGGCGGCGACGATGGCCGACGTGGACGTGGGGAACTACCCGTTCACGACCATCGACGCCAACCGCGGGGTCAGCCACGTCCGAACGGACTGCCCCTGTCTCGACCGGGAGGAACGCTGTGGTGACGATAACTGCCGGGACGGCAAGCGCTACGTCCCGGTGGAGCTCATCGACGTGGCCGGCCTCGTTCCCGGGGCACACGAGGGGCGCGGCCTCGGGAACCAGTTCCTCGACGAGCTGTCGACCGCCGATGTGATCCTCAATGTCGTCGACGCCTCTGGTGGGACTGACGCCGAGGGCGAACCCGTCGAAGTCGGCGAGCACGACCCTGTCGAGGATGTCCACTTCGTCGAGGAGGAGATGGACCTGTGGCTCGCCAGCATCGTCGAGCGCAACTGGGAGTCAATCGAACGGCAGTCCCGGTCGCCGGATTTCAAGCTCGACGAATCGCTCGTGGATATGCTGGCCGGCGTCGGGGCCTCCGAACTCGACGTAGCACGGACGCTCCGTGACCTAGAGTACCCCGAGGACCCCATCGCCTGGACCGACGAGCACCGCGAAGCACTGGCGACAGAGATACGCCAGCGGACGAAGCCGCTCGTCGTCGTCGCGAACAAGGCCGATATCGCTCCGGAGGGAAACATCGAAGCCCTGCAGGAAGCCGCCGACGTGGTCGTGCCCGCGACCGCCGACGGCGAACTCGCGTTGCGCAACGCCGCACAGGCTGGCGTCATCGACTACGACCCGGGCGACCCGGACTTCGATATCGTCGGCGACGTGAGCGACCAGCAACGAGAGGGGCTGAACCGCATCCGTGGCGTGATGGACGACTGGGGCGGCACCGGCGTTCAGGGCGCTCTCGACACCGCCGTCTACGACCTGCTCGACCATCTGACGGCCTACCCTGTCCAGAACGAAACGCACTGGACCGATGGGCAGGAGAACGTCCTCCCCGATGCATTCCTGCTGCGACAAGGAGCAACCCCGAAAGACCTTGCGTACGCTGTCCACTCAGACATCGGCGACGGCTACATCCACGCCGTCGACGCCCGTGAGAACCGGCGCATCAGCGATGAGACGGAACTTGAGGAGGGAGCGGTCATCAAAATCGTCAGCGACGCGAACTGA